A genomic window from Pseudomonadota bacterium includes:
- a CDS encoding cell division protein FtsQ/DivIB produces the protein MRKLISRLLPKRKEASPRKRRGVRKIPSALRNTFLLATLVGLLTGGGWAWWSGWAAAKHDAALAWAMAKSVDAGLAIREIEVQGHAETDRAAILAALGARAGDPILEFEPDRAKGALEALPWVRSATVERHLPDRIRLDLIERRPLALWQRNGKLSLVDEQGVVVQRDQLGRFRALPIVIGEEAPGKAKALFEILATQPALAAQVATATLIGNRRWNVGLKSGVEVYLPETDVAAAWANLAEYDRLEDATRHRVAALDLRLKGRLVVRLAPVKTGPGGGAENET, from the coding sequence ATGCGAAAGCTGATCAGCCGTCTGCTCCCGAAAAGAAAGGAGGCGTCCCCGCGCAAGCGCCGCGGAGTACGCAAGATACCTTCGGCCCTTCGCAACACCTTTCTCCTCGCCACCCTGGTCGGACTGCTGACGGGCGGCGGCTGGGCGTGGTGGTCGGGGTGGGCGGCGGCGAAGCACGACGCAGCCCTCGCCTGGGCGATGGCAAAAAGCGTCGATGCCGGGCTTGCCATCCGGGAAATCGAAGTGCAGGGGCACGCCGAAACCGACCGAGCCGCCATTCTTGCCGCGCTTGGGGCCCGGGCCGGCGATCCCATCCTCGAATTCGAGCCCGATCGGGCGAAGGGCGCACTTGAGGCGCTGCCCTGGGTCCGCTCGGCCACCGTCGAGCGCCACTTGCCGGATCGTATCCGCCTCGACCTCATCGAACGCCGACCGCTCGCGCTTTGGCAGCGGAACGGCAAGCTTTCCTTGGTCGACGAGCAAGGCGTCGTCGTTCAACGCGACCAGCTTGGCCGGTTCCGCGCGCTTCCCATCGTCATCGGGGAAGAAGCGCCAGGGAAAGCAAAGGCGCTGTTCGAGATTCTCGCGACGCAGCCGGCGCTTGCCGCCCAGGTCGCGACGGCGACGCTGATCGGCAATCGGCGGTGGAACGTAGGCCTCAAGAGCGGCGTCGAAGTCTACCTGCCGGAAACCGACGTCGCCGCCGCCTGGGCAAACCTCGCGGAATACGATCGCCTCGAGGACGCCACGCGCCATCGGGTCGCCGCCTTGGACTTACGGCTGAAGGGACGTCTCGTCGTTCGGCTGGCCCCGGTCAAGACCGGGCCGGGCGGCGGGGCCGAGAACGAAACGTAG
- a CDS encoding D-alanine--D-alanine ligase yields the protein MTKRVAVLMGGWSAEREVSLVSGRAVAKALAESGHSVTVLDVTRDIKTLLADLNPKPDAVFNALHGRFGEDGCVQGLLEILGIPYTHSGVLASAAAMDKPTARRLFAAAGIPHPEGMVCSRQAIENAHPMAPPYVLKPVNEGSSVGVRLVLEKEGAPGCGGAWPYGERILVERYIPGREICVAVMGEIAIGAIEIRPQEGFYDYAAKYTDGKATHLMPAPIVPKAYQEALRLGLEAHRALGCRGVTRTDLRYDDSQGEPGKFYVLEVNTQPGMTPLSLVPELAAHAGISFPELVAWMVENARCES from the coding sequence ATGACGAAACGCGTCGCCGTGCTGATGGGAGGGTGGTCGGCCGAACGCGAGGTCTCGCTGGTAAGCGGCCGCGCCGTCGCCAAAGCGCTTGCCGAAAGCGGGCATTCCGTCACCGTTCTCGACGTCACCCGCGACATAAAGACGCTGCTGGCCGATCTGAACCCCAAGCCGGACGCCGTCTTCAACGCCCTGCACGGCCGCTTCGGCGAAGACGGCTGCGTTCAGGGCTTGCTTGAAATCCTCGGCATCCCCTATACCCATTCCGGCGTGCTGGCTTCGGCCGCCGCGATGGACAAGCCGACGGCGCGGCGGCTGTTCGCGGCCGCCGGCATTCCCCACCCGGAAGGCATGGTCTGCAGCCGCCAGGCGATCGAAAACGCGCACCCCATGGCGCCGCCTTACGTACTGAAACCGGTGAACGAAGGGTCAAGCGTCGGCGTGCGTCTCGTGCTTGAGAAGGAAGGTGCGCCGGGCTGCGGCGGAGCGTGGCCGTACGGCGAGAGGATTCTCGTCGAACGCTATATCCCGGGCCGCGAGATTTGCGTCGCCGTCATGGGCGAGATCGCCATCGGCGCCATCGAGATCCGGCCGCAGGAGGGCTTTTACGACTACGCGGCAAAATACACCGATGGCAAAGCCACCCATCTGATGCCGGCGCCGATCGTGCCGAAGGCCTACCAAGAAGCCCTGCGGCTCGGCCTCGAAGCGCATCGGGCGCTGGGCTGCCGTGGCGTCACGCGAACCGACCTTCGCTACGACGACAGCCAGGGCGAGCCCGGCAAATTCTATGTCCTCGAAGTAAACACACAGCCCGGCATGACGCCGCTTTCTCTGGTTCCGGAACTGGCCGCCCATGCCGGCATCTCGTTTCCCGAGCTTGTTGCCTGGATGGTGGAGAACGCCCGATGCGAAAGCTGA
- the murB gene encoding UDP-N-acetylmuramate dehydrogenase, with protein sequence MMAAKKPAARCLRDRLPAVRGTYTEAAPLAPMTWFRVGGAAEVLYLPADRDDLAAFLKGKPADVPVTLLGLGSNLLVRDGGVPGVVVRLGRAFAHQEASGLTIRAGAFAYARAIAMTARDAGIAGLEFLSGIPGTLGGTLRMNAGAYGREMKDVVREAEALDANGNVRRLALDELGFSYRHTAVGEGWVFTSATLVGEKGDPQEIGRRIAEIAGAREETQPIRTRTGGSTFTNPPGMKAWELIERAGCRGLKIGGAAVSDKHCNFLINTGNATAADLEALGEEVRRRVLKATGVGLEWEIRRIGAPLPEGTP encoded by the coding sequence ATGATGGCCGCCAAGAAACCCGCCGCGAGGTGCCTGCGCGACCGCCTGCCCGCGGTCCGCGGCACGTACACGGAAGCCGCACCTTTGGCGCCGATGACCTGGTTCCGGGTCGGCGGCGCGGCCGAAGTCCTTTACCTTCCGGCCGACCGCGACGACCTTGCCGCGTTCTTGAAAGGTAAGCCGGCTGACGTGCCGGTTACCCTTCTCGGCCTGGGCTCGAATCTCCTGGTGCGCGACGGCGGCGTGCCGGGCGTCGTCGTGCGTCTGGGCCGCGCCTTCGCCCACCAAGAGGCAAGCGGCCTTACCATTCGGGCCGGGGCTTTCGCGTATGCCCGCGCCATCGCCATGACGGCCCGCGACGCCGGCATCGCCGGCCTCGAATTCCTGAGCGGCATCCCCGGCACGCTGGGCGGCACGCTGCGCATGAACGCCGGCGCCTATGGCCGGGAAATGAAGGACGTCGTCCGCGAAGCCGAAGCGCTCGACGCCAACGGCAACGTGCGGCGACTTGCCCTGGACGAGCTTGGTTTTTCCTACCGGCACACGGCGGTGGGGGAAGGCTGGGTCTTCACAAGCGCCACCCTCGTAGGCGAGAAGGGCGATCCCCAAGAGATTGGGCGGCGGATCGCCGAGATCGCCGGCGCTCGTGAAGAAACCCAGCCCATCCGCACCCGCACCGGTGGCAGCACCTTCACGAATCCGCCCGGCATGAAGGCGTGGGAATTGATCGAACGGGCCGGCTGCCGAGGGCTCAAGATCGGCGGCGCCGCCGTTTCCGACAAGCACTGCAATTTCCTGATCAACACCGGGAACGCGACCGCGGCCGACCTCGAAGCGCTTGGCGAGGAGGTCCGCCGCCGCGTCCTCAAGGCAACCGGCGTCGGGCTGGAATGGGAAATCCGCCGGATCGGCGCGCCCCTGCCGGAGGGTACGCCATGA
- the murC gene encoding UDP-N-acetylmuramate--L-alanine ligase, producing MKAFHLPLSLGRIHFVGIGGIGMSGIAEILHNLGYGVQGSDVSENANVLRLRRLGVPIAIGHAPENLQDAEVVVVSSAVKAPNPEVAAARARHLPIVRRAEMLGELMRLKWSIAVGGSHGKTTTTSLIAALLDGAGMDPTVINGGIINAYGTNARLGGGDWIVVEADESDGTFVKLPATIAVITNIDREHLDFYGSFAELRNAFVRFVENIPFYGFAILCIDDPEVQAIVPRIPDRRIVTCGLSPQADVRGTQVEITPEGARFDVVFTDRTSGEETTFAGLRLPMPGIHNVKNALAMVALANEMRIEEAALRKALAGFSGVKRRFTRIGTVGGVTVIDDYGHHPAEIAAVLSGARTVTPGRVIAVFQPHRYSRVQNLFDAFCTAFNDADVVLVSDIYAAGEAPVAGINREAIVEGLRAHGHRQVLPLEEPEALAKRVHEIAEEGDCVVCLGAGDVTAWAQALPDQLAKLFGKLPEVER from the coding sequence ATGAAGGCGTTCCATCTTCCGCTTTCCCTTGGCCGGATTCACTTCGTCGGCATCGGCGGCATCGGCATGAGCGGCATCGCCGAAATCCTGCACAACCTCGGCTACGGCGTGCAGGGCAGCGATGTAAGCGAAAACGCGAACGTTCTGCGGCTCCGCCGGCTTGGCGTTCCCATCGCCATCGGGCATGCGCCCGAAAACCTGCAGGACGCCGAAGTCGTCGTCGTCTCTTCCGCCGTCAAGGCACCCAACCCGGAAGTGGCGGCGGCGCGCGCCCGGCACCTGCCGATCGTGCGGCGCGCTGAGATGCTTGGCGAGCTGATGCGTCTCAAATGGTCGATCGCCGTTGGCGGCTCCCACGGCAAGACAACGACCACCTCGCTGATCGCCGCCCTGCTCGATGGCGCCGGCATGGACCCCACTGTCATCAACGGCGGGATCATCAACGCCTATGGCACGAACGCGCGGCTTGGCGGCGGCGACTGGATAGTCGTCGAGGCCGACGAATCGGACGGCACCTTCGTCAAATTGCCGGCAACGATCGCCGTCATCACAAACATCGACCGTGAGCACCTCGACTTCTACGGCTCCTTCGCGGAGTTGCGAAACGCCTTTGTCCGCTTCGTCGAGAACATCCCGTTCTACGGCTTCGCGATCCTTTGCATCGACGACCCGGAGGTCCAGGCCATCGTTCCCCGAATCCCCGACCGCCGAATCGTGACTTGCGGGCTTTCTCCGCAGGCCGACGTCCGCGGCACCCAGGTCGAGATCACGCCGGAGGGCGCCCGCTTCGACGTTGTATTCACCGACCGCACCAGCGGCGAGGAGACGACGTTTGCGGGCCTTCGGCTTCCGATGCCCGGCATTCACAACGTGAAGAACGCGCTCGCCATGGTTGCCCTCGCCAACGAGATGCGGATCGAGGAAGCGGCCCTGCGCAAGGCTCTGGCCGGCTTCAGCGGGGTCAAGCGGCGCTTCACGCGGATCGGCACCGTCGGCGGCGTCACCGTCATCGACGACTATGGCCATCACCCCGCCGAAATCGCCGCCGTCCTCAGCGGCGCCCGCACCGTAACACCGGGCAGGGTAATCGCCGTCTTCCAGCCGCACCGCTACAGTCGGGTCCAAAATCTTTTCGACGCCTTCTGCACCGCCTTCAACGACGCCGATGTCGTGCTGGTCTCCGACATCTACGCGGCGGGCGAAGCGCCGGTCGCGGGCATCAACCGGGAAGCCATCGTCGAGGGCCTGCGCGCCCACGGCCATCGCCAGGTGTTGCCCCTCGAAGAGCCCGAGGCGTTGGCCAAACGGGTTCACGAAATCGCGGAGGAAGGCGACTGCGTCGTCTGCCTCGGCGCCGGCGACGTGACGGCCTGGGCGCAGGCGCTGCCCGACCAGCTCGCGAAACTCTTCGGCAAACTGCCCGAGGTGGAGAGATGA
- the murG gene encoding undecaprenyldiphospho-muramoylpentapeptide beta-N-acetylglucosaminyltransferase, whose protein sequence is MPASPPFVFLATGGTGGHVFPAEALAEALGRRGVRLALVTDRRGHAYRGALANLDVYRIRAAQVAGRKVWQLVRATVALALGFCQAYRLLRRLKPKVVVGFGGYASVPTMLAARWLRVPTILHEQNAILGRANRLLAPLVTTIATAFPATGHVRPADAGKVRITGNPVRRAFREVRERSYPALEPGEPFVLLVLGGSQGARVFGRIVPKALAALSAEMRLRLRVHQQCRPEDREAVRNTYESLGIEADTATFFEDVPERMGQAHLVVSRAGASTVAELTAAGRPAILVPYPAATDDHQTANARALDEAGAAWLMPEAAFTPEALAARIESFLETPVILDKAAKSARGLGKAEAAERLVDAVAELLPDATANGGAVNRRSTKGALA, encoded by the coding sequence ATGCCGGCCTCACCCCCTTTCGTTTTCCTTGCGACGGGCGGCACCGGCGGCCACGTCTTTCCGGCGGAGGCGCTGGCGGAGGCGCTCGGCCGGCGCGGCGTGCGGCTGGCGCTGGTGACGGACCGGCGCGGCCATGCCTACCGCGGCGCGCTGGCCAATCTTGACGTGTACCGCATCCGCGCCGCCCAGGTGGCCGGACGCAAGGTCTGGCAGCTTGTCCGGGCGACTGTCGCGCTCGCGCTTGGGTTCTGTCAGGCTTACCGCCTGCTGCGCCGATTGAAACCCAAGGTCGTTGTCGGCTTCGGCGGCTACGCCTCGGTGCCGACCATGCTGGCCGCGCGCTGGCTGCGCGTGCCGACCATTCTGCATGAGCAGAACGCGATTCTTGGCCGCGCCAACCGGCTGCTTGCCCCCCTGGTCACGACGATCGCCACCGCCTTTCCGGCGACCGGCCATGTGCGGCCGGCCGACGCCGGCAAGGTAAGAATCACCGGCAACCCGGTGCGCAGGGCTTTCCGGGAGGTGCGGGAACGTTCTTACCCAGCACTCGAACCGGGGGAACCCTTCGTCCTTCTGGTGCTTGGCGGAAGCCAGGGCGCGCGGGTCTTCGGCCGCATCGTGCCGAAAGCACTGGCGGCGCTTTCGGCGGAGATGCGTCTTCGCCTGCGCGTCCATCAGCAATGCCGCCCGGAGGATCGGGAGGCCGTGCGGAACACCTATGAAAGCCTCGGGATCGAAGCCGACACCGCCACCTTCTTCGAAGACGTGCCGGAACGGATGGGGCAAGCCCACCTTGTCGTCTCGAGGGCCGGCGCCTCGACGGTGGCCGAACTCACGGCGGCCGGGCGGCCCGCCATTCTGGTGCCCTACCCCGCTGCAACGGACGATCACCAGACGGCGAATGCCCGTGCGCTGGACGAAGCGGGCGCGGCCTGGTTGATGCCGGAAGCCGCCTTCACGCCGGAGGCGCTGGCGGCACGAATCGAATCCTTCCTCGAAACGCCGGTCATTCTGGACAAAGCCGCCAAGAGCGCGCGCGGCCTGGGCAAGGCGGAGGCGGCGGAACGGCTGGTGGACGCCGTCGCCGAACTCCTGCCCGATGCCACCGCCAACGGCGGCGCCGTGAATCGCCGAAGCACGAAGGGAGCCTTGGCATGA
- the ftsW gene encoding putative lipid II flippase FtsW: protein MTSFARADTSILSRWWWTVDRWMLAALALLIGIGALLTLAASPPVAERLGLDSFYFVQRHLAYLPVAVGVLFLVSLLTPRPARRLAIFVFLVSLVLLVLLPFIGAEVKGAKRWIWIAGYSLQPSEFIKPGFAVLAAWMFAEQRLNREFSGRAIAIALYGLVVLLLLAQPDLGMTFVVSATWCAQFVLAGLPFFWAALLLVLGILGMVGAYFAFPHVAQRVEGFLDPASANSYQVARAMEAFGNGGFFGRGPGEGRIKELIPDAHTDFIFAVAGEEFGLLVCLLIVGLFGFILLRGFARMMREENLFIFIAVAGLLLQFALQALINLASAVNLIPTKGMTLPFISYGGSSLIALAFTMGLILAFTRRHAHFREKF, encoded by the coding sequence ATGACGAGCTTCGCGCGCGCCGATACGAGCATCCTGAGCCGCTGGTGGTGGACGGTGGACCGCTGGATGCTGGCGGCGCTGGCGCTGCTCATCGGCATCGGCGCCCTCCTGACCTTGGCCGCGAGCCCCCCGGTTGCCGAGCGGCTCGGTCTCGATTCCTTTTATTTCGTCCAGCGCCATCTGGCCTACCTGCCGGTGGCCGTCGGCGTTCTTTTCCTGGTTTCGCTGCTTACCCCCCGCCCGGCGCGGCGCCTGGCCATCTTCGTCTTCCTCGTCTCTCTTGTGCTGCTGGTGCTGCTGCCTTTCATCGGCGCCGAGGTCAAGGGGGCGAAGCGGTGGATTTGGATTGCCGGCTATTCGCTGCAGCCGTCCGAATTCATCAAGCCCGGCTTCGCCGTGCTGGCGGCCTGGATGTTCGCCGAGCAGCGGTTGAATCGCGAGTTCTCGGGCCGGGCGATTGCCATCGCACTGTATGGCCTCGTCGTCCTGCTGCTGCTCGCCCAGCCCGACCTCGGCATGACTTTCGTCGTCTCCGCGACGTGGTGCGCCCAGTTCGTGCTGGCCGGTCTGCCTTTTTTCTGGGCCGCGCTTCTGCTGGTCCTCGGGATCCTCGGCATGGTCGGCGCTTACTTCGCCTTCCCCCATGTCGCCCAGCGCGTCGAAGGCTTTCTCGATCCGGCCTCCGCCAACAGCTATCAGGTGGCGCGGGCGATGGAAGCGTTCGGAAACGGGGGCTTCTTTGGCCGCGGGCCCGGCGAGGGACGCATCAAAGAATTGATCCCGGACGCCCATACGGACTTTATCTTCGCCGTCGCCGGCGAGGAATTCGGGTTGCTTGTCTGCCTCCTTATCGTCGGCCTCTTTGGCTTCATCCTGCTGCGCGGGTTCGCCCGCATGATGCGGGAGGAAAATCTTTTCATTTTTATCGCCGTGGCGGGCCTGCTGCTGCAATTCGCGCTGCAGGCGCTCATCAACCTGGCATCGGCCGTGAACCTGATACCGACAAAGGGGATGACGCTTCCCTTCATTTCCTACGGCGGTTCGTCGCTCATTGCCCTTGCCTTCACGATGGGGCTGATTCTCGCCTTCACCCGCCGCCACGCGCACTTCCGGGAGAAATTCTGA
- the murD gene encoding UDP-N-acetylmuramoyl-L-alanine--D-glutamate ligase, producing MIEVTAYRGRAVMVLGLGRSGLATAAGLREGGAAVVAWDDDARAREEARKEGFPLTDPERLDWSHVDALVPSPGIPLTHPKPHPVVRKAREAGCEILGDIELLARTQTEARYVGITGTNGKSTTTSLIGHLLKAAGHRVELGGNLGAPALKLAPLGADGTYVLELSSFQLDLLRMPFLDVAVLLNITPDHLDRHGDLAGYIAAKRRIFDCLRQGGTAILGIDDSHTETIRGAIAPRVARLIPISAEKVLDRGVSAADGQLVERLGTRIPPFNLRRLAVFHGKHNWQNAAAAWAAVRALGVEPERTAHGLESFAGLPHRQELVAVVNGIAYVNDSKATNATATAMALAAFDAVYWIVGGRPKAEGIAPLKPYFSHVRHAFLIGEATERFAETLSADVPFTRAGDLHTALEAARGMAEAAGEKTAVVLLSPACASYDQWKNFEERGDAFRTLVLKLPDAQPIVRTGGGNLS from the coding sequence ATGATCGAAGTCACCGCCTACCGGGGTCGCGCCGTCATGGTGCTGGGGCTTGGCCGTTCCGGCCTGGCCACGGCGGCGGGCCTGCGCGAAGGAGGGGCGGCGGTCGTGGCCTGGGACGACGACGCGCGCGCGCGCGAGGAGGCAAGGAAGGAAGGTTTTCCCCTGACCGACCCGGAGCGGCTCGACTGGTCGCACGTCGACGCCCTGGTGCCCAGCCCGGGCATCCCCCTCACCCATCCGAAACCCCACCCCGTCGTCCGCAAAGCGCGCGAGGCGGGCTGTGAAATCCTGGGCGACATCGAACTCCTGGCCCGCACGCAAACGGAAGCCCGCTATGTCGGCATCACCGGCACCAACGGCAAATCGACAACAACCTCGCTGATCGGCCATTTGCTCAAGGCAGCGGGCCACCGCGTCGAACTTGGCGGCAATCTGGGCGCGCCGGCGCTAAAACTCGCCCCCCTCGGCGCCGACGGCACTTACGTGCTCGAACTTTCTTCCTTCCAGCTCGATCTCCTGCGCATGCCCTTCCTGGACGTCGCCGTCCTTCTCAACATCACCCCGGACCACCTCGACCGGCACGGTGACCTCGCGGGCTACATCGCAGCCAAACGGCGGATCTTCGACTGCCTGCGCCAAGGCGGGACGGCCATTCTAGGGATTGACGACAGCCACACGGAGACGATCCGGGGCGCGATCGCGCCGCGGGTCGCCCGCCTGATCCCGATCTCGGCGGAAAAGGTATTGGATCGCGGCGTCAGCGCGGCGGATGGCCAACTGGTCGAACGGCTGGGCACGCGCATTCCCCCCTTTAACCTGCGCAGGCTTGCAGTCTTTCACGGCAAGCACAACTGGCAGAACGCGGCAGCCGCCTGGGCAGCCGTCCGGGCGCTGGGAGTCGAGCCGGAACGCACCGCGCACGGGCTGGAAAGCTTCGCCGGCCTTCCTCATCGCCAGGAACTCGTCGCCGTCGTGAACGGCATCGCTTACGTGAACGACAGCAAGGCGACGAACGCCACCGCCACGGCCATGGCGCTCGCCGCGTTCGACGCCGTTTACTGGATTGTCGGCGGCCGCCCGAAAGCGGAAGGCATCGCGCCCCTCAAGCCCTATTTCTCGCACGTCCGCCACGCTTTCCTGATCGGCGAGGCAACCGAGCGGTTTGCCGAAACCTTAAGCGCCGATGTGCCCTTCACGCGCGCGGGCGACCTCCATACGGCGCTGGAAGCGGCGCGTGGAATGGCCGAGGCCGCCGGCGAAAAAACGGCGGTCGTCCTCTTGTCGCCGGCCTGCGCTTCCTACGACCAGTGGAAGAACTTCGAGGAACGGGGCGACGCCTTTCGCACGCTTGTCCTCAAATTGCCGGACGCCCAGCCGATCGTTCGCACCGGCGGAGGAAACCTTTCATGA
- the mraY gene encoding phospho-N-acetylmuramoyl-pentapeptide-transferase, whose translation MLYNFLFPFSDQLPVLNLFRYLTFRTGGAILTALLISFVFGPAIIRWLKARQKEGQPIRKEGPESHLIQKAGTPTMGGFLILLGMLTSTLLWADLANPYIWAVLGVTTGFGVIGFVDDYLKVRRRSSRGMPAKVKFLLQAVIALAASYAIAEIAHPPLAYSLALPFLKGVLFNLGWFFLPFAAFVIIGASNAVNLTDGLDGLAIVPVMIATACFALIAYLVGNAVFAGYLQIHGVPGAGELTVLCGALLGASLGFLWFNAPPAMVFMGDTGSLSVGAALGAISVVTKHELVLAIIGGLFVLETVSVIVQVASFKLTGKRVFRMAPLHHHFEKKGWKEPTIVIRFWIIASILALIGLSTLKLR comes from the coding sequence ATGCTTTACAACTTTCTTTTTCCGTTCTCGGATCAGTTGCCCGTGCTGAATCTGTTCCGCTACCTCACCTTCCGGACCGGCGGCGCCATTCTGACCGCGCTGCTCATCAGCTTCGTCTTCGGGCCGGCCATCATCCGCTGGCTCAAAGCGCGCCAGAAAGAGGGCCAGCCGATCCGAAAGGAGGGCCCGGAGAGTCATCTCATTCAGAAGGCCGGTACGCCGACGATGGGCGGCTTTCTAATCCTGCTCGGCATGCTGACCTCCACGCTTCTGTGGGCCGACCTCGCGAACCCATACATTTGGGCGGTCCTCGGCGTGACGACCGGCTTCGGTGTCATTGGGTTCGTTGACGACTACCTGAAAGTCCGCCGGCGGTCGTCCCGCGGCATGCCGGCAAAAGTAAAATTCCTGCTGCAGGCGGTCATCGCGCTTGCGGCGAGCTACGCCATCGCGGAAATTGCACACCCGCCGCTCGCCTACAGCCTCGCCTTGCCATTCCTGAAGGGCGTGCTCTTTAATCTCGGCTGGTTTTTTCTTCCCTTCGCGGCCTTCGTCATCATCGGAGCCTCGAACGCGGTGAATTTGACCGATGGGCTTGACGGTCTCGCCATCGTGCCGGTGATGATCGCAACCGCCTGCTTCGCGCTTATCGCCTATCTGGTCGGCAACGCCGTCTTTGCCGGCTACCTCCAGATTCACGGCGTGCCGGGCGCTGGCGAACTCACGGTGCTGTGCGGGGCGCTGCTGGGAGCCTCCCTCGGGTTCCTGTGGTTCAACGCACCGCCCGCCATGGTCTTCATGGGAGACACCGGTTCGCTTTCCGTAGGGGCCGCCCTTGGCGCCATCAGCGTCGTCACCAAGCACGAGCTTGTGCTGGCCATCATCGGCGGGCTTTTCGTGCTGGAAACCGTCTCCGTCATCGTTCAAGTCGCTTCCTTCAAGCTGACGGGCAAGCGCGTCTTCCGCATGGCACCCCTTCATCATCACTTCGAGAAGAAGGGATGGAAGGAGCCCACCATCGTCATTCGTTTCTGGATCATCGCGTCGATTCTGGCCCTCATCGGCCTTTCGACCCTGAAACTGAGGTAA
- a CDS encoding UDP-N-acetylmuramoylalanyl-D-glutamyl-2,6-diaminopimelate--D-alanyl-D-alanine ligase, giving the protein MTSKPLWTSDEAVRATGGTSPAPWEASGVSIDSRQVEPGDLFIAIRGPRRDGHDYVRKAFQKGAAAAVVEERPKGVLKRAPLLLVDNTFEALRALARAARERSTARILAVTGSVGKTGTKEALRLALAESGTVTATVGNLNNAYGVPLSLARLPRDADYGVFELGMNHPGEIGALATLLRPEIGIITNVEAVHMAHFRSVAEIADAKAEIFEGMNADGFAILNRDNPYFQRLTAAARAQGISRIVGFGEHPEAQARLINCTCHAFSSNVVAEIGGVEIHYRVGVPGRHWVTNSLAVLAAVDAVGANVQRAAARLGNLTAPIGRGRRVRATLPSGTVEIIDESYNANPASMRATFDTLAAAPAGPVGRRIVILGDMLELGKDAPRMHANLAGDLIRNKIDLVFTVGKLMEHLDRELPPHMRGGHAETAEGLVPTLLAELHGSDIVAVKGSRAMHMSHIIEALLHAEDGVASAANGR; this is encoded by the coding sequence ATGACGTCGAAACCGCTTTGGACGTCGGACGAGGCGGTGCGCGCCACCGGTGGAACAAGCCCCGCGCCATGGGAGGCAAGCGGCGTCTCGATCGACAGCCGCCAGGTCGAGCCGGGCGATCTCTTCATAGCGATTCGCGGGCCACGCCGCGACGGGCACGATTACGTCCGCAAGGCTTTCCAGAAGGGCGCGGCGGCGGCCGTCGTCGAGGAGCGGCCGAAGGGGGTCTTGAAGCGCGCCCCGCTTCTGCTCGTCGACAATACGTTCGAAGCCTTGCGCGCCCTGGCGCGCGCCGCCCGCGAGCGCAGCACCGCCCGTATCCTTGCGGTGACGGGCAGCGTCGGGAAAACCGGCACGAAGGAAGCGTTGCGCCTGGCGCTCGCCGAAAGCGGCACGGTCACGGCGACGGTCGGCAACCTCAACAACGCATACGGCGTTCCTTTAAGCCTTGCGCGCCTGCCGCGGGACGCGGACTACGGCGTTTTCGAGCTCGGCATGAACCACCCCGGCGAGATCGGCGCCCTTGCCACGCTCCTACGGCCGGAAATTGGTATCATCACGAACGTCGAGGCCGTGCACATGGCGCATTTCCGTTCCGTCGCGGAAATCGCCGACGCAAAGGCCGAGATATTCGAAGGCATGAACGCTGACGGCTTCGCGATCCTCAACCGCGACAACCCGTACTTCCAGCGGCTGACGGCGGCGGCAAGGGCGCAAGGCATCTCCCGCATCGTGGGTTTCGGTGAACACCCCGAGGCCCAGGCGCGCCTCATCAACTGCACGTGCCACGCTTTTTCCAGCAACGTCGTCGCCGAGATCGGCGGTGTCGAGATCCACTACCGCGTGGGCGTTCCTGGCCGCCACTGGGTGACGAACAGCCTGGCGGTGCTGGCCGCCGTTGACGCCGTCGGCGCCAACGTCCAGCGCGCGGCGGCGCGACTTGGCAATCTTACCGCGCCGATTGGGCGCGGCCGGCGCGTCCGCGCCACGCTGCCGAGCGGCACCGTCGAGATCATTGACGAAAGCTACAACGCGAATCCGGCCTCGATGCGCGCCACCTTCGACACACTGGCCGCCGCCCCGGCGGGCCCGGTCGGTCGCCGCATCGTCATCCTCGGCGACATGCTGGAACTCGGCAAGGACGCCCCCCGCATGCACGCGAACCTGGCCGGCGACCTCATCCGGAACAAGATCGACCTCGTGTTCACGGTGGGCAAGCTCATGGAACACCTCGACCGGGAATTGCCGCCGCACATGCGGGGCGGCCACGCGGAGACGGCGGAAGGGCTCGTGCCCACCCTGCTGGCCGAGTTGCACGGCAGCGATATCGTCGCCGTGAAAGGCTCGCGCGCGATGCACATGAGCCACATCATCGAAGCCTTGCTCCACGCCGAAGACGGCGTGGCGAGCGCGGCGAACGGACGCTGA